GGTGCACGAAGCCGCGCCGGAGCTGCGCGAGGTAGGCGCGGGCGTGGTGCTGGGTGCCAATGCCATGCGGGCCTTGCACGCGCTGGGCCTCCACGACGCCGTGCGCCCCCACGGCACGCCCGTTACCCGCCTCGACCTGCGCGACCAGCAAGGCCGCCTGCTGCAGTCGGCCGATACCACCCCATTTACCCGGCGCCTGGGCTTCGACAACCTGGGTATTCACCGGGCCGCTTTGCAACGGGCGCTGTTGAGCAGCTTGCCGGCGGGCACTGTGCGGCTGGGCTCCGCGCTGGAACAGTTCACGGAGTCGGCGCGGGAGGTTACGGCTACCTTCGCCGATGGCAGCACGGCCAGGGCCGATGCCCTGATTGGAGCCGATGGCATTCGCTCGCGGGTACGCCGCCAGCTGCTGCCGGAGGCCCAGCCGCGCTACGCTGGCTACACCTGCTGGCGCGCCGTGGTGGAGGCGCAGCACTTGCACTTGCCGGCCGGTGAATCGTGCGAGACGTGGGGCCAGCGGGGCCGGCGCTTCGGCTACGTGCCCGTGGGCCAGGGGCTGGTGTACTGGTTTGCCTGCCTCAACAGCCCGGAGCCCCGCCACCCGCGCTTCCGCGACTTCCGCCTCACCGACGTGCAGGCCGCTTTCGCCGACTTCCACGCCCCCGTGCCTGCGCTGCTGGCCCTGACCCGGCCCGAGCAGCTACTCTGGAACGACATTCTCGACCTGCCGCCCCTCTCCCACCTCGCCTACGGCCGCGTGCTGCTGCTCGGCGACGCCGGCCACGCCACTACCCCCAACCTGGGCCAGGGCGCCGGCATGGCCGTGGAGGACGCCGCCACGCTGGCCCGCTGCCTGGCCGAAGCTGCCGACCTGGCAACTGCCTTTAGCCGCTTCGAGCAGCGCCGCCTGCCCCGCACTACGCGCGTGGTGCGCACGTCCTGGCAAGTGGGCAACATAGGACAGCTGGAAAACCCCTTGCTAGTGCAGCTACGCAATGCCGCCATGCGCCTGCTGCCCGCCGCCGTCAGCCGCCAGCAAATGGCGTGGCTGTATGAGGTGAATGAGTAAGCGTCCTGGCGCCAGGACGCTTACGCTTTCTTACGTGGTTAGCTCCTTTTTCTTGCCGGGGCCGGCAAGTTCTTCCAACTCCTCGTCGTCTTCCTCCTCAAAGCCTTCCC
This region of Hymenobacter sp. YIM 151500-1 genomic DNA includes:
- a CDS encoding FAD-dependent monooxygenase encodes the protein MADFLIIGGGIGGLATARALLSQGHTVQVHEAAPELREVGAGVVLGANAMRALHALGLHDAVRPHGTPVTRLDLRDQQGRLLQSADTTPFTRRLGFDNLGIHRAALQRALLSSLPAGTVRLGSALEQFTESAREVTATFADGSTARADALIGADGIRSRVRRQLLPEAQPRYAGYTCWRAVVEAQHLHLPAGESCETWGQRGRRFGYVPVGQGLVYWFACLNSPEPRHPRFRDFRLTDVQAAFADFHAPVPALLALTRPEQLLWNDILDLPPLSHLAYGRVLLLGDAGHATTPNLGQGAGMAVEDAATLARCLAEAADLATAFSRFEQRRLPRTTRVVRTSWQVGNIGQLENPLLVQLRNAAMRLLPAAVSRQQMAWLYEVNE